GGTTAAAATTGTTAGTGATTTTGATGAATGCTTATTGCAGTTTCATTGCTATTTTTCAACAGAACATTTGCCAAAAGCAGGCACAGAGAAATAGATTCAGCGGTAGAATAGACGAAGGGCGAACAAAACAGGCTGCGGGAAGCTGTCAGGCCTGCCTTTGCTTTAGCTGTCTAAAATTAAAAAAATAAAAGCTAAAGTCAAGTGTTTTTTACGTTTTTTCAGAAAAAACTACACGAGATGCCGAATAATCAGTGCCCGACTGCTGAAACTAATTCCCAAGATTGCCCTCGCAGCTTTCGCAGATAGGTGCAGACAAGAACCATCAGCGTGAATCTACGCTATCAGCGAGAGATTTTTTGCACCTTGAAGGTGTACTACACCCGGAACAATGAGAGATACTCATTTTCTGAATTTTGTGCTTGACAATGACTGATTTTTTTTATAAATTTGTTCAAATGTTTAATCAATTTTATGAAAATATGACTCGGTACATCGAAAAAATAGACCGAATCGTCAAACAGGGTAAAATTCTGCTGCTGTTAGGACAGAGAAATTCCGGGAAAAGGAAAATCATTGAGAAATTTGCCTCGAAACTCATGAATAGCGAGGGAGTTGATCCGGGTCGTGTGTTTGGCTTTGATCTTGATGATATTTTAGAGCGGCTCGATTTAGAGGAAAATATTTTCTTTTTCAAAGAAAAAATCGAGCAGCGGCTGGGAAAATCGCTGGCGGATGTCAAAAAGCCGGTTGTCATCGTTTTTCTGCAAATTCAGAATTTACCGAAAATCTTTTCTGCCATTGCCCGGCTGAAAGAGAGCAATCCGGCGAACATTGTCATTTTGATGACCAGTTCCATCGATTTGACGGATAATAAGGCTTTTGCCAAAAATTTACAGCCGCTCACTGAAACTATTCGCGTTTTCAGCGGCGGGATCAACGAAATCATCGACGCGCGCGTGACGCCGCTGAACGGAAATTCGGTATTGGAATCGATTTTCTGTGAATCGTTGTCCGTAGAAAAATTTCAGAGATTAGCTGCTATTGTCGCCGGACATGAGGAAAAGATCAGGCAATTTCAACGGGACTATTTGCTTTTCGGTGTGTTACCGGAAATTTTTGAAACCGATATCCCGAACAAGCGCTGGCAGATGATCAAAGACCACCTGCGGCTCTTTTTTGAACGGGACTTGCTGCGCGTTTTTCAGATCACGGATTTGCAGAAATTTCGTCAGATACTCACAGTGTTGAGCTTCAACAACGGCAATATTTTGAATCTGTTGAACATGTGCGACGATTTCGGCATCAACCGCAACACCATGCGCAAATATGCGGGCATCATGCGGGATACTTTTTTGATCGATTTTGTGCCGTCGTACAATAAAGAAATCAAAAAGCCGACCATGAAAACGCCGAAGCTCTATTTTCTCAATCCGGGTCTGGTGAATTTTCTCAATCGTGTGCGCGATTACCGTTCCATGGAACAGTCCAAAAATTTCGAGCGGCTGCTGGACAGTATGCTCTATTTGAATTTGCAAATTACCATGCAGCGCTGCGAACAGCCGCCTACGCTGTTTTTTCTCAAAGACTATCAGGATCACGAATTGGATTTCATCATCGATAACGGAAAAGAACTGATCCCGATCGGCATCACCTACGACAATGCGGAAAGAAAGAACAAAATCAAGACGTTCAAATATTACGTGCGCTATTGTTCGCAAATTTCCAATGGAGTTATTTTCGGCGATTTTGATGAAATTGAGTCTTTGGAAATGCGGGGCGCTAAGCTTTATTTGTTGCCGATTTGGATGCTTTTTTGATAGCACGCGGATGAACCGCCAAAAAGATGGCGGTCGTTCCGCGCGGATCGTGCCGGAGGCAGATGCGCCTTTGGCGCATTTTGCGGATTTACACGGATTCAAACAATTTTTAGTTGTAGCTCTTTCTGGAAAAGCAGAATATTTAAATAAAATTTTTAAAAATCCGCGGGGATCCGTTTAATCCGTGTGAATCCGTGTCCCATCAGAATTTAAACTTAAAAATAAAAAAGAGGAGCAAAAAATTGGGTCTAAAAATTGTTGTCATGGTCAAACAGGTTCCGGATACGAAACGCATCATTGGCAATGCCATGAAAGAAGACGGAACCGTCAACCGCTCCGCGCTGCCGGCGATTTTCAATCCTGAAGATTTGCACGCGCTGGAGCTGGCTCTTTCTCTCAAAGACAGGTACGAAGGAACAGTCACTGTGCTCACCATGGGACCTCCCAGTGCAGCGGAAGTGCTTCGCGAATCGCTGTATCGCGGCGCAGATAAGGCTTTTCTGATCACAGACAGAAAATTTGCCGGTGCGGATACTCTTGCCACTTCTTACACGCTTGCCAAAGCCATTCGGAAAATTGAGCCGGATTTTGATCTGGTGGTTTGCGGCAGACAGGCAATTGACGGAGACACCGCCCAGGTCGGTCCGCAGACGGCTGAGAAGCTGGGGATTCCCCAGATTTCTTACGTTGAGAATATTGACAAATTGGAAGACGGAAAAATTACAACGAAACGAGTCATCAAAAATGGCGCTGAATGGGTACGCTGCCCCATGCCGATGCTGATGACTGTTGTCGAGTCAGCCAATGAACCGCGGCCTCCGCGGGCGAAACGCCTGATGAAATACAAAAATGCCGCGACTGTCCTGGAATTGGATAATTTGCTGCACAAATTTCCTGAATTTCAGGATCAGGAATCGCTGAAAAATTACTTGCAGAAAAAAGGCTTACTCATTCCCATCATCACAGTCGCAGATTTGAAAGTGGAGGAAGAACGCATTGGGCTGAAAGGTTCACCCACGCGGGTGAAGAAAATCGACAGCGTGGTGCTTGCCGGAGGCGAACTCAAAATTTTCGAGAGTTCAGACGAGGCAGTGCAAGAGCTCATTCATGAACTGGTAGAAGATTATATTGTCAGCTAACAATTTTAAAATCGGAAATTCGGAAAAATAAATCAGGTGATTATATGAATACAAATAAAGACGTTTGGGTTTTTATTGAAACCAACAACAACAAAATAGAAGAGGTCTCGCTGGAACTGCTGGGAAAAGCGAAGGAATTGGCAGCAGACCTGGGCAGCCGCTGCGCTGCACTATTCATCGGAAATGGTAACGACGAAAAAATAAATGATATTGCTGCTCATGGTGCTGAAGTTATTTACGCAATTTCTCATCCGGAACTTGCCAAATATCGCACGCTTCCTTACACCACAGCGGCAGTGCAGGTGATTCAAAAATATCAGCCAGAAATTTTGCTCTTTGGCGCCACTCCGACCGGACGCGATCTGGCGCCGCGAATCGCCTCTACGCTGAAAACGGGACTGACCGCCGACTGCACGGATTTGCGCATCGGCGATTACACTTTTCACAAGAAAACTTACGAAAAAATTCTCTATCAAATTCGCCCGGCGTTCGGCGGAAACATCATTGCGACCATTGTCAATCCTGAAAACAGACCGCAGATGGCAACTGTCCGCGATGGTGTAATGCCTGTGCCTGAGCCTGATCATTCCCGCAAGGCTGAAATTATCCGCGAAGAAGTTACTTTTAACGACAACGACTTTGCCGTTGAAGTTTTGCGTCAGGAATTTGAAGAAAAAACCGTGGATTTAAAGAGCGCTCCCATAATCGTCGCTGGCGGGTACGGCGTTGGCAGTAAGGAA
This genomic stretch from Calditrichota bacterium harbors:
- a CDS encoding electron transfer flavoprotein subunit alpha/FixB family protein, which gives rise to MNTNKDVWVFIETNNNKIEEVSLELLGKAKELAADLGSRCAALFIGNGNDEKINDIAAHGAEVIYAISHPELAKYRTLPYTTAAVQVIQKYQPEILLFGATPTGRDLAPRIASTLKTGLTADCTDLRIGDYTFHKKTYEKILYQIRPAFGGNIIATIVNPENRPQMATVRDGVMPVPEPDHSRKAEIIREEVTFNDNDFAVEVLRQEFEEKTVDLKSAPIIVAGGYGVGSKENFQLIQELADALGGEVAGSRAAVDAGFVPKERQVGQTGTTVRPKLYIAVGISGAVQHTAGMKDAKKIIAINNDPEAPIFKIAHYGIIGDLNEVVPKLITHFRKHQ
- a CDS encoding electron transfer flavoprotein subunit beta/FixA family protein, with the protein product MVKQVPDTKRIIGNAMKEDGTVNRSALPAIFNPEDLHALELALSLKDRYEGTVTVLTMGPPSAAEVLRESLYRGADKAFLITDRKFAGADTLATSYTLAKAIRKIEPDFDLVVCGRQAIDGDTAQVGPQTAEKLGIPQISYVENIDKLEDGKITTKRVIKNGAEWVRCPMPMLMTVVESANEPRPPRAKRLMKYKNAATVLELDNLLHKFPEFQDQESLKNYLQKKGLLIPIITVADLKVEEERIGLKGSPTRVKKIDSVVLAGGELKIFESSDEAVQELIHELVEDYIVS
- a CDS encoding ATP-binding protein; the protein is MTRYIEKIDRIVKQGKILLLLGQRNSGKRKIIEKFASKLMNSEGVDPGRVFGFDLDDILERLDLEENIFFFKEKIEQRLGKSLADVKKPVVIVFLQIQNLPKIFSAIARLKESNPANIVILMTSSIDLTDNKAFAKNLQPLTETIRVFSGGINEIIDARVTPLNGNSVLESIFCESLSVEKFQRLAAIVAGHEEKIRQFQRDYLLFGVLPEIFETDIPNKRWQMIKDHLRLFFERDLLRVFQITDLQKFRQILTVLSFNNGNILNLLNMCDDFGINRNTMRKYAGIMRDTFLIDFVPSYNKEIKKPTMKTPKLYFLNPGLVNFLNRVRDYRSMEQSKNFERLLDSMLYLNLQITMQRCEQPPTLFFLKDYQDHELDFIIDNGKELIPIGITYDNAERKNKIKTFKYYVRYCSQISNGVIFGDFDEIESLEMRGAKLYLLPIWMLF